A region of the Zootoca vivipara chromosome 3, rZooViv1.1, whole genome shotgun sequence genome:
TTAGTATGATGCATTCTAACTTTGATCTTTTCTATTGCTGTAATGCTGGagtcagtttttttttaagtagttatacatattttaaatagatggatgtatatatttatatatgtacttttaaaaatattttaacattAGCTGGAAAACAATCCAGTCCTAAGACAAAGAAAAGGCAGAACACTTGTCAAAGAAGAAATTGTGGGAGCCAAAGCAGGATGGGAGACTGGAAAGCCTACATCAATACAGTCTTGAAGGACAAAAACATTGAAGATGTAGCGATCGTGGGACATTCTGACAACAAATCTGTCTGGGCTTCAAAGCCAGGAGGCCTGCTGGCCGCCATCTCTCCCCAGGAAGTAGGAATAATTACTGGGCAGGACAGAAAGGCATTCCTGCAGACTGGGATCACCATAGCAGGGAAGAAGTGCAGCGTAATCCGAGACAACTTGCTAGTAGAGAAAGATGCTGTGATGGACACGAGAACCAAAGGTGGCGACAGCAGATCCATCTGTATTGGGAAGGGTCCCAAAGCGCTCATCTTTCTCATGGGCAAAAAGGGAGTCCACGGAGGGGCTCTGAATAAGAAGGTGCATGACTTGATAGCGAACATGAAAGCAAAAGGCAGCTAGAGCCAAGGATTTGTCTGGGTCACCTTTCTCCTAACTGATGAAACGTGGGGAAACTATTGCTGCTTTGAAATAAAAGGCATTTAGCAAACTCCATCCTGTTTCCTTGAGTTGcctctgccttgcatgtagaaggttccaggttcaatccctagcatctcctgcTCTTCCTCTGGCTCACCTATCTGACTGGTGCTAAGTGGGCTGCTGGTTCCATTGTGGGGGGGAAGATCAGTATTGGCTTCAGGTTTTGATGGGCCCTTCAGCAAGACGCCTTCATTGCGTCTACCTGTATACTCTGCTTCTCTCACTGTGGAGATGGTGACTGCTGGGATTGTGACTTTGCTTCTCCACTGCAGACAAGTATGAATCCAGCAAAAGGCAGACCCTCGTAATGCACATTTCTTGCAGTATTGATGCCAGTGCAAGCATGCATGTGAAGTGCAAGGCATATAAACAGAAATCCGTTGTTCAACCAATCACTGcaagtagttttttaaaaacatagcaCTTATCGGAGTAGCTAAAGGTGTGGGGGCATTTTTAGCTCTAGCATTCACTAGAACTGGGCGGGATGTGGGGTGAGGATCCTGAACACAGAAGGTGCCAAACTTTAGGCAACATACTGAATCGCATTACAACTTGACACTAAAGGTTGTTGGCTCAGGTGTTTCCTCCAGCAGGATATTGATCACTTTTGAAGCATCTTAACTTTTTAGTTTGAGAAGTCTCCTGCTGGAGAAGGCAGGACAGTGTTTCTTTTATGTTTCTAAGAATTTAAGAACCTTCCTGGACCAGGCCAAAAGcctaactagtccagcatccttgtcTAAGATTCATgggagataaggctatcaatgactactataTCAATGATGGCTGTATGtgtctctaaataccagttgctggggattatAAACAGCTGAGTCCTGTTGTgatcatgtcctgcttgtgggcttctcataggcatctggttggccactgtgaatatTTGGTTCTGGGTCTCAGCCAGAGCCCAGTTAGCATAAAGGTGATTCTGCCAAGCTCAAAACAGCAGGAGAGCAGAACAGAAAGATTCCTAATTGCCATATTTATTGGTGTGGGCATAGCAAATACCTACCTTCTGCTTGCAGTATGCAAGCCTTTTGGTTCATCTGCTGTTGACCTTCAGTTTGCCTTGGCTAAGTGCCTCTTGAAATCTCCCAAAAAATATTTGATCTTAAAAAGGAGTAGTACACAGCTAGAGTGCATCCCTTTTATTTGCCTGAGATACAAATCTATTAAAGCAAAGAGTCTCTAGTTAAATCTCAGATTTAGAAATGTAATTCTTAAGAGTCCAACTTAATAATGCTCATGGTGAAATTCTTAACAGTTAACACATCACACAAGATAAGGTGGGGCTGGTGACAATTCCTTGTTAATAATAGCCATCCTTTTGCCGGGGAGTTATATTTTTAGAAGGTTTTTGTTCCATTTTGTTTGGGGGCCTGTGGCaggaaattaaagaaaataacaatgaacataaacatatttttttcccaaaCAGGAGAGAGGTTGATGAAAACATCTAATCTACCATTTATATTCTCCAGGGGGGAAGCTTGGTGAGTCATGCACTTTAAGCGAGCGCAATGTAGCTAAAGGAGAGGACGGAATTATTCTGGCAAATAATTAGTCAATGATAGGCTTAAAAATAGAGGCATTCATAATAAATGCCTGAAAGAAAAGAGCTATTTTGCAAAGCAGCAAGATAATGGGTCTCATCTGCAGTTGTCTCTCTCGGTAAGAAATCGCTTTCCAGGTACACCTATTTTCAAGAATGCATAATTAGTGGTACAAAAATTGCAGAGAGACCAATAAGCAGCAGGAGACCTTTTACTGGCTGTGTTTGCAATGAAGGATAACCTATTCACATCAAGATCAACCTCTTTGTGACTGTACCATGGGTAAAGTTCTCACCCAAGGTGTGGGATGGTGTCACTTCATTGTGTACTACCCTGATGGTAGATCAGGATCTCCTGGTAAATTTTGGTATGAGTTGCAGTAGAGCAGCAAAGATTCCTGACTCCCACTTGTTCAGAAATGGCAATGACAAAATAACTCCCCCATCACCATAAAAAATACATTgcggaaataaaaaaaaagttatgtggAAATATTGTGCGCTCAGTTCAGTTCTAATACTCCAAGCAAATTATGGGGCTCTGAGTTCTTTCATGTTAAATGTATGTCTTTTGCACCGGAATcattggggatggggaacctgttgcctccAAATGTTGTCAGACTCCATTTCCCTTCAGCCctggctagcatggccaatggtcagggatgataggagttgtaatccaacaatgtTTGaaaagccacagattccccattccagCTGTACAATATGAGTTTACATTGTTCAGTCTTTAGAAGTCTAAACAACtgacccagttacaggtaggtagccgtgttggtctgagtcgaagcaaaataaaaataaaaatattcataaaGTCTAGAACTTGTTTACAATTATGTGCCTCAACctggcttctgttttctttttaaaaagagaagcctggttcatattttattttttattttcttatgtttatatcctgcctttcttcttttcATGGAACTCCAAGTTGGTGCAAAtgtatagttgtaccttggttttcgaacagcttaatCCTCGAATGTTTTGGTTCCTGAACGTCgccaacccggaagtgactgttctggtttgcgaactatttttggaagtcgaacgtccgacttcctgcagccaatcagaagctgcactttggttttggaagtcgaatggacttctagaatggattccgttggacttccaaggtacaaatgTAGTTCCCAGGCCATCACCCATCAAAAATTTTCACCTCTCACCTGCTCTTTCAGCATACCTGGTTACTGGCCAAACTGCACCCACTCTGCCGCCTTGGAACTATGACAGAGCAATCTGCTGAGTCACATTACAAATGATTACATTCCTGGAACATGGTGATAGAAGTACCATTTTGAAGCCAATGTTTagttcagctttctttcttttgtgatCTGCGCTTAGTCTCTGTATTTCTGCCTACAACCTTAAAATAATATGTAATTTCTTTAAATAACTCCTGTAATTTGTAGTGCTCATGATGTTTAGCCCGGTAATACTAAAAAGGCACTGCTAcaccctctaagccaggcatccccaaactgtggccctccagatgttttggcctacaactcccatgatccctagctaacaggaccagtggtcagggaagatgggaattgtagtccaaaacatctggagggccgaagtttggggatgcctgcaagctTTAAAGTACCTTGGTTTTACATTACAAGTAGTGTAATCCAATTCATATTTATGCAGAAGTACAGTATGTTACATTGTGTCTAACGGAGTCTAATCCCAGTGCAGTAGATGTGTTTAAGGTTAGAGCCTAAGTGGCTCAGTAAGTAATAAgggttgcaatcctaaatatTATTTACTAGCATAAActtgcatacatttaaagcataaaaCTTATCCCAGAAAATCCTGGAaagtgtagtttacccctcacagaggtacATTTCCCaccagccttaacaaactacagttcccatgattctttggggggaagccacctGCTTTAAAttgttataaggggcagggtaagaggaatttgcccccatgcattacgagactaccaatgtacagagaggggacagtttagccagagagaagccattttcttgacttcatggttcaaaagtcaagagaagcctattctgccgtatcaaggtaaattaatcccctgctgacccagacagttcctccagacctcttggaaaacacacgcacccttttacataacccattgctaaatcctgtctcacacccacatggaaacttgcataatcgcacctccagccagataaccaaaaacgataacgatcacccattctcggaacttccaccctcccaaatccccgcctgaggtgccctcccttgtacttttcatgacccagattcagctgaaccatggacctttttaagatatatatatttatccctaataaactattccgttgttcctttagtaatgttatggtgtcctctatcatgttacccgatgcatctccctattctctactctgtatgaaactgtatctatttacgaaaccgcaataatataaccttgcactgataccttgaacctttctatcaaattgtacctgtttaaaaaatcctgccatcctgaagaattaattgtttgactctactatttgcaaaggtttccacttatgcacccttctaagcttttagttcgttgtccttgataaaatgttataagctgtcaaacatcgctctgaactgtgaacgttttaccgctgttagaattgtatcctctctgtgtattattagttactgtataatatcttcttcttctttaactttaagtgtagtcttttctctctattgcaaacgttgaatatttgtataaactttgttgcaagttaataggcacctctgtggcacaacatattttacggactgtttccacttcttcttgataccacactgccacctagccagtctaaaagagcacgactcaaatacacactttcagtgagaacaacaattttatttgataaacaggtgttatcaacaatcttcccacatccgcagagtcttcctgtcaaacaataaggagacatgcataatcattacctggactatcaccatgatatcttacatcaagaattccatcaacccctttgtcctctcgcgattaccccctcccagaacccatttccccaccttttatgcaattctgtactattggaaatgaaacctataaatttgtgaagcttcctttgttcggggtcccttcacttcaacttgcttgtgtggacggatcgctattgcaatagctttattatttaattaataaagtaccttgcttcgtacgtcctggtttggcctctgttatttggtaggcaggagacgctcaaacttcgtctgcctgccaggatacctggactcttcctgggtcaaggatccacttaattctaggaccgtgtagctctgcaaatttttacaacagtttggcgaccacttcggggacccagttttgccttgagctccgggttcactgaggaaggggagcccagcgcgcccttgcctcttttgcaggggggtaaaccaacctcaggacccgaggcgcttggtagtaattgagagtccaagcgggacccccaggacgaagcaacgtttaaagggacaaggctgttttttcttcaggaaccagtgggaagctggagacaacgggattcgactgaaaggatcggtcgtgagtattaaaaggggacacgcggtgggctgattactgcagcaactaaaattctaaaacttcactcttcactgttctctccttttctgtttcttatcttgggctctagttgcagctaagctgtaaaggcataagggataaagaagaattagagcctttgggatccgtcctttcgttaaacgaaatacccagaaggacggacccagctcgctcctgccaatctgcgcaggagttctgagcaatctacccaaccttttttccgtattcctctgctcttaatcttcgggtgaagccgcccctagacacccccgatccccaccgggaagtgacggggttgttctagatcgcaaggtcacccgttcttttcaaaaaaccttccttccaaggctaaccacccggcattgcgtgggcaagcgtccagggcaggtagtctttctattagattgtaagaggcaggaaagttgctgcaggaccctaggcaattgatgaccagaagggggtccttaggtatctagctgcaccaggccgcctagtagttagtgcacgcgaacggcaggcaggaacaccacaaggacgtgggggtgagtcatagactcgggaagttaagagtgtccaggaacagggtcggggacccagaactgcagtataaagagccagaataaacatgggtgcgcataattcaaaggaattcctgtcccagactcccagccgtggcaaagctcaatggaagcttcgccaaagtggggactctgaggatgaaagcccattacaattcata
Encoded here:
- the PFN3 gene encoding profilin-3 gives rise to the protein MGDWKAYINTVLKDKNIEDVAIVGHSDNKSVWASKPGGLLAAISPQEVGIITGQDRKAFLQTGITIAGKKCSVIRDNLLVEKDAVMDTRTKGGDSRSICIGKGPKALIFLMGKKGVHGGALNKKVHDLIANMKAKGS